A stretch of the Vagococcus xieshaowenii genome encodes the following:
- a CDS encoding putative polysaccharide biosynthesis protein, whose amino-acid sequence MDVQKQNYDQLNEESQKKMLRGSAWMTVGSFASRLLGAIYIIPWYLWMGQQAELANNLFTKGYNIYALFLMVSTAGIPGAIAKQISKYNSLNEYNVSKELFKRTLMVMGMLGVVSSAFMFFGSPLLASLSGGNKDLIPVMKSLSVAVLIFPIMSAFRGFFQGNQDMMPSAISQVVEQIARVAYILVTAYVIMKIGSGDYVSAVTHATLAAFVGSLFALLLLLWFYKKYMPRLAELEANSRNEIEIKPNQLIKEIVMEAIPFIFIGSAITIFKLIDQMTFERFLGSYTNYTTEQVEKLFTLFSGNPDKLTMITISIATSLAVAGLPLITELYTKKKFKELAKQLSDNIQLFFFVMIPSTFGMILLSDELNTVFYRTDDLGASLLRQATYVGVILGFYILSSSILQGIYGNNKAIRFLVVGLLVKLICQFPFIYYLESYGPNLATAVGFLVASGLTIYEIYKMTHFAVGLTFRRTLLISILSLVMLLGAYLVQQLLYLFISPTTKGQAFIIVAVVGAVGGAIYTYLVLKLRLADKLLGSRMSGLRRKLNIR is encoded by the coding sequence ATGGACGTTCAAAAACAGAACTATGACCAGTTAAACGAAGAGTCACAGAAGAAGATGCTTCGCGGCTCTGCTTGGATGACAGTAGGAAGTTTTGCGTCTCGATTACTAGGAGCGATTTATATCATTCCGTGGTATTTATGGATGGGACAACAAGCAGAATTAGCCAATAATTTATTTACAAAAGGATACAATATTTACGCATTATTCTTAATGGTTTCAACAGCAGGGATACCAGGCGCGATTGCTAAACAAATCTCGAAATACAACTCATTGAATGAATACAATGTGAGTAAAGAATTGTTTAAGCGGACGTTAATGGTTATGGGGATGTTAGGTGTGGTTTCCTCAGCCTTTATGTTCTTTGGATCACCTCTTTTAGCAAGTCTTTCGGGTGGTAATAAGGATTTAATTCCTGTCATGAAGTCATTGAGCGTGGCGGTGTTGATTTTCCCAATCATGAGTGCGTTCCGTGGCTTTTTCCAAGGGAATCAAGACATGATGCCGTCTGCAATATCGCAAGTTGTTGAACAAATTGCACGTGTGGCATACATTCTGGTGACAGCCTATGTCATTATGAAAATAGGCTCAGGTGATTATGTTAGTGCCGTAACACATGCAACGCTAGCAGCCTTTGTTGGGTCACTATTTGCGTTGTTGTTACTATTGTGGTTTTACAAGAAATATATGCCACGTTTGGCAGAATTAGAAGCCAATAGTCGTAATGAAATTGAAATTAAACCTAATCAATTAATCAAAGAAATCGTGATGGAAGCTATTCCGTTTATCTTTATCGGATCAGCGATTACTATTTTTAAATTAATTGACCAGATGACGTTTGAACGTTTCTTGGGAAGTTATACGAATTATACAACAGAGCAAGTAGAAAAATTATTTACGTTATTTAGTGGTAACCCGGACAAGCTAACGATGATTACAATTTCGATTGCTACGTCACTTGCAGTAGCAGGTTTACCTTTAATTACCGAACTGTATACGAAGAAGAAATTTAAAGAATTAGCTAAACAATTAAGTGATAATATTCAACTATTTTTCTTTGTCATGATTCCCTCAACATTTGGTATGATCTTATTATCAGATGAGTTGAACACGGTGTTCTATCGCACAGATGATTTAGGCGCGTCGTTATTAAGACAAGCAACGTATGTCGGGGTGATTTTAGGGTTTTATATTTTATCATCTTCCATTCTTCAAGGAATTTATGGTAATAATAAAGCGATTCGCTTCTTAGTAGTGGGTCTACTGGTCAAATTAATTTGTCAATTCCCATTCATTTATTACTTAGAATCATATGGTCCTAACTTAGCGACAGCGGTAGGTTTTTTAGTAGCGAGTGGACTGACGATTTACGAGATTTATAAAATGACGCATTTTGCCGTTGGTTTGACGTTTAGAAGGACCTTGTTGATTTCGATTTTATCATTGGTGATGTTACTAGGTGCTTATCTAGTTCAACAATTACTTTATCTTTTCATATCACCAACAACTAAAGGACAAGCGTTTATTATTGTCGCTGTTGTAGGGGCTGTAGGTGGCGCGATTTATACCTACTTAGTATTAAAACTACGCTTAGCCGACAAGTTATTAGGCAGTCGTATGAGTGGATTGAGAAGAAAATTAAATATTAGATAA
- a CDS encoding pseudouridine synthase, with amino-acid sequence MRLDKMLSHLGYGSRKEVKNLLKKQELLVNGQRVKDGKASIETTSDQVTLAGEVLVYEAFVYYMLHKPKGVISATEDARERTVIDLLRPEDLRAGIFPVGRLDKDTTGFLLLTNDGSLAHDLLSPKKKVPKRYLATVDGLVTSKDQALFAEGFEIDGQEWVKPSQLEILSVDTSRQQSHIALTIVEGKFHQVKRMMKTVGKTVIELHRESMGGLTLDQNLKRGDYRQLTEKELAFLKEKAN; translated from the coding sequence ATAAGACTCGATAAAATGCTTAGCCATCTAGGTTATGGCAGTCGTAAAGAAGTAAAAAACTTATTGAAAAAACAAGAATTATTAGTCAATGGACAACGCGTGAAAGATGGGAAAGCGAGCATTGAAACAACCTCTGATCAGGTGACGCTAGCTGGAGAGGTGTTGGTATATGAAGCATTCGTCTATTATATGCTTCACAAACCTAAAGGCGTTATTTCAGCAACAGAAGACGCTCGTGAACGAACAGTCATCGATTTGTTGCGACCAGAAGATTTAAGAGCAGGTATTTTTCCAGTGGGGCGATTAGATAAGGATACTACGGGGTTCTTGCTGTTAACCAATGATGGTAGCTTGGCGCATGATTTGTTATCACCAAAGAAAAAAGTACCGAAACGTTATTTAGCAACAGTTGACGGTCTTGTCACATCAAAAGATCAAGCATTGTTTGCAGAAGGTTTCGAAATTGATGGCCAAGAATGGGTGAAGCCAAGTCAGCTAGAGATTTTATCAGTAGACACGTCTCGTCAGCAGTCCCATATTGCATTAACGATTGTGGAAGGGAAATTCCATCAAGTCAAACGTATGATGAAAACAGTCGGCAAAACAGTTATCGAATTGCATCGTGAATCAATGGGAGGCTTGACATTAGATCAAAATCTTAAACGCGGAGATTATCGTCAGCTAACCGAAAAAGAACTCGCCTTTCTAAAAGAAAAAGCAAATTAA
- a CDS encoding YibE/F family protein produces MAKKKLIGCLVLVMLLVGGDFFFAHNASRYEEPVFKIEKVRELSKTPTMFEQTLTGHLLNKQKQPLQLTHTYYYSEADSVKLNVGDVVFLEDNLQAVSQVKRDRQTFRLIGCFLLVLYLFSSAQFARNIAIIVLNTVAFVLIAKYMSQKGGSLIGAMVLYSFVSVALTSLFINRQFKKRMAIFLSTIGGTFLAWGIALGVLYVTHHGGLRYEEMGIVTRPYRSVYYASLLIGTLGATTDIAVTILSTIGEVLEQQPKADVKTLYKVSRNVGQNILGPMTNVLFFVCLSEIIPMSLLYLENGWTYQTTFSSLISLELFRALTGGLGIALTIPLSVLVGSQLLRGDNQ; encoded by the coding sequence ATGGCCAAAAAGAAACTAATCGGTTGTCTAGTGTTGGTGATGTTATTAGTAGGTGGCGATTTCTTTTTTGCTCATAATGCGAGTAGATACGAAGAGCCGGTATTTAAAATCGAAAAAGTAAGGGAACTATCGAAGACGCCTACAATGTTTGAACAGACATTGACCGGACATTTATTAAATAAACAGAAGCAACCTTTGCAACTTACACATACGTATTACTATTCTGAAGCAGATAGTGTGAAGTTAAACGTAGGTGATGTGGTATTTTTAGAAGATAATTTGCAAGCGGTGAGTCAAGTGAAGCGTGATCGTCAAACCTTTCGTTTGATTGGTTGTTTTTTATTAGTCTTGTATCTTTTTTCTAGTGCACAATTTGCGCGTAATATTGCAATTATTGTACTAAATACAGTGGCGTTTGTATTGATTGCAAAGTATATGAGCCAAAAGGGTGGTTCGTTGATTGGTGCCATGGTGTTGTATAGTTTCGTCTCCGTTGCGTTGACGAGTCTCTTTATTAATCGACAGTTTAAGAAGAGAATGGCGATTTTTTTAAGTACGATAGGTGGAACGTTTTTAGCTTGGGGAATAGCATTAGGCGTTTTATATGTTACCCATCACGGTGGCTTACGTTATGAAGAGATGGGGATCGTCACACGTCCTTATCGCTCTGTTTATTATGCCTCTTTGTTGATTGGAACATTAGGAGCCACGACAGATATTGCTGTGACCATCTTGTCAACAATCGGTGAAGTGCTGGAGCAACAACCAAAAGCCGATGTTAAAACCCTTTATAAAGTAAGTCGCAATGTCGGACAAAATATCCTTGGACCAATGACGAATGTGCTGTTTTTTGTTTGCCTAAGTGAGATTATTCCTATGAGTCTCTTATATTTAGAAAACGGTTGGACGTACCAAACAACGTTTAGCAGTTTGATATCATTAGAACTCTTTCGCGCGCTAACGGGTGGATTAGGCATTGCATTAACGATTCCATTAAGTGTCTTAGTCGGTTCGCAACTATTGCGAGGTGATAATCAATGA
- a CDS encoding GNAT family N-acetyltransferase, translating to MSIPPVKSMALHLAEHRFMETERLLLRPVDLIDAASMYDYASDEEVSQFVFPTHQSIQETQQAIAEFFINNSLGKYAIVLKETQQMIGTIDLQNIDEKNRKAEIGYTLSKNYWGQGLVPEAAKQLLWLAFCQLKLNVVSAIHDIDNPNSGRVMEKIGMQPVGIFPNYMIHKGKNVTVAIYCLTIDDYHALK from the coding sequence ATGTCAATACCACCAGTGAAGAGCATGGCGTTACATTTAGCAGAACATCGCTTTATGGAGACAGAGCGTCTATTGTTACGTCCAGTAGATTTAATAGATGCGGCGTCTATGTATGACTATGCAAGTGACGAAGAGGTTAGTCAGTTTGTATTTCCAACTCATCAATCAATTCAAGAAACCCAACAGGCAATTGCCGAATTTTTTATCAATAACAGCTTAGGTAAATATGCGATTGTCTTGAAGGAAACCCAACAAATGATTGGGACGATTGATTTGCAAAATATTGACGAAAAAAATCGTAAAGCAGAAATTGGTTATACGTTGTCAAAAAACTATTGGGGACAAGGACTAGTGCCTGAAGCTGCCAAACAACTACTGTGGTTAGCCTTTTGTCAGCTAAAGTTGAATGTTGTTAGTGCTATTCATGATATAGATAATCCAAACTCCGGTCGTGTGATGGAAAAAATTGGCATGCAGCCAGTTGGCATTTTTCCAAATTACATGATTCATAAAGGAAAAAATGTGACAGTAGCTATTTATTGCTTAACGATAGATGATTATCACGCGTTAAAATAA
- a CDS encoding FAD-dependent oxidoreductase, giving the protein MKVVIVGGVAGGMSAATRLRRLDETAEIIVLDKGDYVSFANCGLPYYVSGEISERSDLLLNTPEGLKARFNLDVRVNNEVIAINRDARTVTVKTPTGEYEESYDKLLLSPGSSPVVPTIAGYQEARNVFTLRNVENLDALMNYLDHHQPKNAVVVGAGFIGLEMVENLKLKGLDVTLIEKSPHVLPPLDEEMAAYVSQELVKQGVDVRVNTSVVEILNDGQAVRLEDGTVLASDVIIMSVGVKPATDIAKKAGLALGMREGILVNDTYQTSDEHIYAVGDAIIVNNQLTNEEALISLASPANRQGRQVADVLAGKARQNKGSIGTAIVRVFDLSAASTGLTERQVKASGKPYHVVHTRGNDHAGYYPGATAITLKLIFNPETGELYGAQGVGAKGVDKRLDVLATAIKAGLTVEDLPELELTYAPPFGVAKDPVNMLGYVALNVMEGLTETVQWHEVPEKLATGMVLLDVRNEGELSKGRFPNSLNIPLNQLRERLDELDKQTTYIVSCASGQRSYLAERLLKQHGVKVKNLDGSFFLYSTVRPEELI; this is encoded by the coding sequence ATGAAAGTAGTTATTGTTGGTGGTGTTGCAGGTGGTATGTCCGCTGCGACGCGTCTAAGACGTTTAGATGAAACAGCTGAGATTATCGTGCTAGATAAAGGCGATTATGTCTCATTTGCTAATTGTGGCTTACCTTACTATGTCTCTGGAGAAATTTCAGAACGTTCAGATTTATTACTTAATACCCCGGAAGGTTTAAAAGCGCGCTTCAATTTGGATGTTCGCGTGAATAACGAAGTGATAGCGATTAACCGTGATGCACGTACGGTAACAGTGAAGACACCGACAGGCGAGTATGAAGAAAGCTATGACAAACTATTATTGTCACCAGGTTCATCACCTGTCGTGCCCACGATTGCAGGTTATCAAGAGGCACGTAATGTCTTTACATTAAGAAATGTTGAAAATCTCGATGCCTTGATGAACTATCTCGATCATCATCAGCCTAAAAACGCGGTGGTAGTTGGAGCTGGTTTTATCGGATTAGAGATGGTTGAAAACTTGAAACTAAAAGGCCTTGACGTGACATTAATTGAAAAATCACCACACGTTTTACCGCCACTTGATGAAGAGATGGCTGCCTATGTGTCACAAGAATTAGTGAAGCAAGGTGTTGATGTCCGTGTGAATACATCAGTTGTCGAAATATTAAATGACGGTCAGGCGGTTCGATTGGAAGATGGGACAGTCTTAGCGTCTGATGTGATTATTATGTCAGTGGGTGTTAAACCAGCGACGGATATTGCGAAAAAAGCTGGTTTAGCTTTGGGTATGCGTGAAGGCATATTAGTAAATGATACGTACCAAACGAGTGATGAGCATATCTATGCAGTAGGTGATGCGATTATTGTGAATAACCAGTTAACAAATGAAGAAGCGCTGATTTCCTTAGCGTCACCAGCAAATCGTCAAGGGCGTCAAGTAGCAGATGTTTTAGCGGGGAAAGCACGTCAAAATAAAGGTAGCATTGGGACGGCGATTGTACGTGTCTTTGACCTTAGTGCTGCGTCAACTGGCTTAACAGAACGCCAAGTTAAAGCTAGTGGCAAACCCTATCATGTGGTGCACACAAGAGGAAATGATCACGCCGGTTATTACCCTGGTGCGACGGCTATCACATTGAAGTTAATCTTCAACCCTGAAACAGGTGAACTGTACGGTGCCCAAGGTGTGGGTGCTAAAGGTGTAGATAAGCGCTTGGATGTCTTAGCCACAGCGATTAAAGCCGGATTGACAGTAGAAGATTTACCAGAATTAGAACTGACTTACGCACCGCCATTTGGTGTTGCCAAAGACCCAGTCAACATGCTAGGGTATGTCGCGTTAAATGTAATGGAAGGTTTAACCGAAACGGTTCAATGGCATGAAGTCCCTGAAAAGCTAGCAACAGGTATGGTATTATTAGATGTAAGAAATGAAGGCGAATTGAGTAAAGGTAGATTTCCAAACAGTCTTAACATTCCACTAAACCAATTGCGTGAGCGCTTGGATGAGTTAGACAAGCAGACAACGTATATCGTGAGCTGTGCTAGTGGACAACGTAGTTACTTAGCAGAACGTCTACTAAAACAACATGGCGTGAAGGTTAAGAACTTAGATGGTTCATTTTTCCTTTATTCAACAGTTCGTCCAGAAGAATTAATTTAA
- a CDS encoding rhodanese-like domain-containing protein, translated as MFFFDKTPSVSGETLLNKLKGKPVIIDIRQADAFNQGHIPGAKNLSADQAVQQTFKEGQEVFVVCYAGMSSQSVVKKLNKQGVDAYSVTGGMGAWKGPMKGGK; from the coding sequence ATGTTTTTTTTCGATAAAACCCCAAGTGTTTCAGGAGAAACATTATTAAATAAATTAAAAGGAAAGCCTGTTATCATTGATATTAGACAAGCAGATGCTTTCAATCAAGGTCATATTCCAGGTGCAAAAAATTTAAGTGCCGATCAAGCCGTTCAACAAACATTTAAAGAAGGTCAGGAAGTCTTTGTGGTTTGTTATGCAGGAATGAGTAGTCAATCAGTGGTAAAAAAATTAAACAAACAAGGTGTCGATGCGTATAGTGTTACTGGCGGAATGGGTGCTTGGAAAGGGCCGATGAAGGGTGGTAAATAA
- a CDS encoding two-component system regulatory protein YycI codes for MDFKRVSIIFLITFFVLNIFLGTTYIQGKRSQKLSDLGDLAQIEERLAEENIKYSGTLSTKSKEAYYLSGISSDLAALAVKEISSVIENDPEGKSITRDLSTVEHLSFSDEDLIERTSRFLKSDNGIAFGEDYTYRKKLTGKTPALYFTQEYQGIPFYDDGGAVTVNYEKIKSPTPTYQLSSLTQTHIANIEQLREKQTVISEQEAIATLYVNSKLPERSKIGERVLAYTHIFSVDEKNIYLPVWFVWVNTGTDKVQIEKVNAFSNTIITTNVSDVTAN; via the coding sequence ATGGATTTTAAACGTGTATCCATTATTTTTCTAATTACCTTTTTCGTGTTAAATATTTTCTTAGGGACAACCTATATTCAAGGGAAACGTAGTCAAAAGTTAAGTGATCTAGGAGATTTAGCGCAAATAGAAGAACGCTTAGCCGAGGAAAATATTAAATATAGTGGCACACTGTCAACCAAATCAAAAGAAGCTTATTATTTAAGCGGTATCTCTTCTGATTTGGCTGCTTTAGCCGTAAAAGAAATCTCATCTGTTATAGAAAATGATCCAGAAGGTAAGAGTATTACGAGAGATTTAAGCACAGTCGAACACTTATCTTTTTCAGATGAGGATTTAATTGAGAGAACCAGCCGATTTTTGAAATCAGACAATGGTATTGCATTTGGAGAAGATTATACGTATCGTAAGAAATTAACAGGTAAGACGCCAGCGCTCTACTTTACGCAAGAGTATCAAGGGATTCCTTTTTACGATGATGGTGGTGCAGTAACCGTTAATTACGAAAAAATCAAAAGTCCTACTCCAACGTATCAGCTAAGTAGTTTAACACAAACACATATTGCTAACATTGAACAATTACGTGAAAAACAAACGGTTATTAGTGAGCAAGAAGCTATCGCAACCCTTTACGTTAACAGCAAACTACCTGAGCGTAGTAAAATTGGCGAACGAGTGCTAGCATATACACATATTTTTTCTGTTGATGAGAAAAATATTTATTTGCCTGTTTGGTTTGTGTGGGTCAATACAGGAACAGACAAAGTACAAATAGAAAAGGTTAATGCTTTTTCTAACACAATTATTACAACAAATGTCTCCGATGTGACGGCAAATTAA
- a CDS encoding YibE/F family protein yields the protein MSAIGVLALILMMVVLVVGGKKGVFALMNLSFNLLSILLVIWLMTKGFPLAMVIGLFALVTLFNNFFMFNQEIDAYYTKVSASASGIIIVLMTCLLPVILTSFNSYGFAAEELEELGAFSLDVLVNYREIFTVLVIVAMIGAVIDASIAVASAMAEMEAEHPEMTSRELFHSGIRIGRDIVSTTMTTLLLAFFGNYLGVLFFVLDFHYGLQYLLNAQLVVSQLVVMFLSAIGTLLTLPLTAYLYIKMKKTTK from the coding sequence ATGAGTGCTATCGGTGTATTAGCCCTTATTCTAATGATGGTGGTATTAGTAGTTGGCGGCAAAAAAGGGGTCTTTGCTCTAATGAATTTAAGTTTTAATTTATTGAGTATTTTACTTGTTATTTGGCTGATGACAAAAGGTTTCCCACTTGCGATGGTGATTGGTTTATTTGCGTTAGTTACCTTATTTAATAACTTTTTTATGTTTAATCAAGAAATTGATGCGTATTATACAAAAGTCAGCGCTTCGGCTTCGGGCATCATTATTGTATTAATGACATGTTTGTTGCCGGTAATATTGACGTCGTTTAATAGTTATGGGTTTGCTGCAGAAGAGTTAGAAGAACTAGGGGCTTTTTCTCTAGATGTACTGGTGAATTACCGTGAAATATTTACGGTCTTAGTCATTGTCGCCATGATTGGGGCAGTGATTGACGCTTCGATTGCGGTAGCCAGTGCTATGGCAGAGATGGAAGCAGAACATCCTGAGATGACCAGTAGGGAGTTGTTTCACTCAGGTATCAGAATTGGTCGTGATATTGTATCAACTACGATGACAACGTTGCTGTTGGCTTTTTTTGGTAATTATTTAGGTGTGTTGTTTTTTGTACTTGATTTTCACTATGGTCTGCAGTATTTGCTAAACGCGCAATTAGTCGTCAGTCAGCTCGTGGTCATGTTTTTATCAGCGATAGGCACATTACTGACCTTACCCCTTACCGCTTATTTGTATATAAAAATGAAAAAGACTACTAAATGA
- a CDS encoding M42 family metallopeptidase, which translates to MTENTIQLVEKLTNIPSPTGNTKEIIHYLNERLIHLGYKPTLNRKGSLIVTVPGKNTEQERFITAHVDTLGAMVRAIKPNGRLKLDLIGGFRYNSIEGEYCTIHTQNGQTYTGTILMHQTSVHVYADAGTAERNQANMEVRIDAKVTTADETRALGIEVGDFISFDPRTEITPSGFIKSRHLDDKVSVAILIKFLEKLVDADEDLPYTTTFFISNNEEIGYGGNSNISDKVVEYLAVDMGAMGDDQQTDEYTVSICVKDGSGPYHLGLRNHLVNLCKQDDIGYQLDIYPFYGSDASAAMRAGADVRHGLLGAGIEASHAFERTHQESIDATEQLVTAYLFSPLSEA; encoded by the coding sequence ATGACTGAAAATACCATTCAATTAGTAGAAAAATTAACCAATATCCCCTCACCTACTGGGAATACCAAAGAAATCATTCACTATCTAAACGAACGTTTAATCCATTTAGGTTACAAACCGACACTCAATCGTAAAGGAAGCTTAATCGTGACCGTTCCTGGAAAAAATACTGAACAAGAACGATTTATTACAGCTCATGTTGATACATTAGGCGCAATGGTTCGTGCCATCAAACCAAACGGACGCTTAAAATTAGACTTAATCGGTGGCTTCCGTTATAACTCTATCGAAGGAGAATATTGTACGATTCATACACAAAATGGCCAAACCTATACCGGAACTATTTTGATGCACCAAACAAGCGTCCATGTATACGCAGACGCTGGAACTGCTGAACGTAATCAAGCCAATATGGAAGTGCGTATTGACGCAAAAGTGACGACTGCCGATGAAACACGCGCTCTAGGCATTGAAGTTGGTGATTTCATTAGTTTTGATCCACGTACTGAAATCACACCAAGTGGTTTTATTAAATCTCGTCACTTAGATGATAAAGTCAGTGTTGCTATTTTAATTAAATTCCTTGAAAAATTAGTTGATGCTGATGAGGACTTACCTTATACTACTACCTTCTTCATCTCAAACAATGAAGAAATCGGTTATGGTGGAAACTCAAATATTTCTGACAAAGTCGTTGAATACTTAGCCGTTGATATGGGGGCAATGGGTGATGATCAACAAACCGATGAATACACCGTCTCTATTTGTGTTAAAGATGGCAGTGGCCCTTATCACTTAGGCTTACGAAACCATCTCGTTAACTTGTGCAAACAAGATGACATTGGCTATCAATTAGATATTTATCCATTCTATGGTAGTGATGCTTCGGCGGCTATGCGTGCGGGAGCTGATGTCCGTCACGGCTTACTAGGTGCCGGAATTGAAGCAAGTCACGCTTTTGAACGTACGCACCAAGAATCTATTGACGCAACAGAGCAATTAGTCACTGCCTACCTGTTTAGTCCTCTAAGTGAGGCCTAA
- a CDS encoding MBL fold metallo-hydrolase, whose translation MYVSVLASGSTGNCVYVETPEKKMIVDAGLSGKKITSLLAEIDRTPDELDAIFVTHEHTDHIKGVGILSRKYGIDIYANELTWQAMAKNIGNIALDHRHLFEMGKTLTFGDIDVESFGVSHDAAAPQFYQFHRNNKAFAVLTDTGYCSDRIKGTIKNADAYVIESNHDVEMLRMGNYPWHLKQRILGDKGHLSNEDGALVMTELIGDKTKKLFLGHLSRENNIKELAHMTMNHTLQVHDIDTIKKVQLYDTDPDYATALFAI comes from the coding sequence ATGTACGTCAGTGTCTTAGCCAGTGGTAGTACCGGTAATTGTGTGTATGTAGAAACACCGGAAAAGAAAATGATTGTCGATGCTGGTTTAAGTGGAAAAAAAATTACCAGTTTGCTGGCGGAAATTGATCGTACACCAGACGAATTAGATGCTATTTTTGTGACGCATGAACATACGGATCATATTAAGGGTGTGGGAATTCTTTCACGTAAGTATGGGATTGATATTTATGCTAACGAACTAACGTGGCAAGCGATGGCAAAAAATATTGGAAACATCGCACTAGATCATCGTCATTTATTTGAAATGGGAAAAACATTAACGTTTGGAGATATTGATGTTGAAAGTTTTGGTGTGTCGCATGATGCGGCTGCCCCGCAATTTTATCAATTCCATCGCAATAATAAAGCATTTGCTGTCTTAACGGATACTGGCTATTGTAGCGATCGTATCAAAGGAACAATAAAAAATGCGGATGCTTATGTGATTGAAAGCAATCATGATGTAGAGATGTTACGGATGGGAAACTATCCGTGGCATTTGAAACAGCGTATTCTAGGTGATAAAGGTCATTTGTCAAATGAAGATGGGGCATTAGTTATGACAGAGTTAATCGGTGATAAAACCAAGAAATTATTTTTAGGGCATTTAAGCCGTGAAAACAATATCAAAGAATTAGCTCATATGACGATGAATCATACCCTTCAAGTTCATGACATTGATACCATTAAAAAAGTCCAATTATATGATACTGATCCAGATTACGCGACAGCTTTATTCGCCATTTAA
- a CDS encoding metal-sensitive transcriptional regulator, producing the protein MKCDEKIMNRMKRAEGQMRGIQKMMEEGKECYDIMIQLSAVRSSIESVMGIMVAENMKDCFEHPLDDKELQSEKIEQAMKMIKKL; encoded by the coding sequence ATGAAGTGCGATGAAAAAATCATGAACCGAATGAAACGTGCCGAAGGTCAAATGCGTGGGATTCAAAAGATGATGGAAGAAGGCAAAGAATGTTACGACATTATGATTCAATTGTCAGCGGTTCGTTCGAGTATTGAAAGTGTCATGGGCATTATGGTTGCCGAAAACATGAAAGATTGTTTTGAACACCCGCTTGACGACAAAGAGTTACAAAGCGAAAAAATTGAGCAAGCGATGAAGATGATTAAAAAATTATAA
- a CDS encoding alpha/beta hydrolase: MKKVITIIISLLVLIVAGSALYLNMSTYSADPSVATMIKDNQDSVNVQEDKLAWVVTPTKKQVTTPAVIYYPGGLVKPDSYVPFAIALAKQGYPVYIAKMPLNLAVTNANKADDIINAYTLTDVVIGGHSLGGTMASRYANATPNKQLKGVFFLASYPDEKGELKTKDLPVLSIKGSQDGVLNLTNYENARDFLPSNTHYEVLEGGNHGQFGRYGEQDGDNDASLSADKQLELTSQLMIDWLQTL, from the coding sequence ATGAAAAAAGTTATCACTATTATTATTAGCTTACTCGTACTAATTGTTGCCGGATCGGCACTTTACTTAAATATGTCCACTTATTCCGCTGATCCATCTGTTGCCACCATGATTAAGGACAATCAGGACTCAGTGAACGTGCAAGAAGATAAACTTGCTTGGGTAGTAACACCCACTAAAAAACAAGTAACAACTCCTGCTGTCATTTACTATCCCGGCGGTTTAGTGAAGCCTGATAGTTATGTGCCATTTGCTATTGCGCTTGCCAAACAAGGGTATCCTGTCTATATTGCCAAAATGCCGTTAAATTTAGCCGTTACAAACGCTAATAAAGCCGATGACATTATTAATGCTTACACATTAACAGACGTTGTCATTGGTGGGCATTCTTTAGGTGGTACGATGGCAAGTCGCTACGCCAATGCGACACCTAATAAGCAATTAAAAGGCGTCTTCTTCCTCGCTAGTTATCCCGATGAAAAAGGCGAATTAAAAACAAAAGACTTACCCGTCCTATCTATCAAAGGTAGCCAAGACGGCGTACTAAACTTAACTAATTACGAAAACGCCCGTGACTTTCTACCTTCCAATACCCACTATGAAGTTCTTGAAGGCGGCAACCATGGTCAATTCGGTCGTTATGGTGAACAAGATGGTGATAATGACGCCTCTCTTTCTGCGGATAAACAATTAGAACTTACGTCTCAACTAATGATTGATTGGCTACAAACGCTCTAA